Proteins encoded in a region of the Blastococcus sp. Marseille-P5729 genome:
- the ruvC gene encoding crossover junction endodeoxyribonuclease RuvC — protein MRVLGVDPGLTRCGLGVVEGRAGKPLVHLHHAVTRTPSDLEVAKRLVLIAEAIQHHIEIYRPQAVAIERVFSQHNTRTVMGVAQASGVVLLHAAQAGVPVFLYTPSEVKAAVTGSGRADKAQVQLMVARVLRLPDPPTPADAADALAIATCHIWRGAAVSRYQQALAAAGAKAGGR, from the coding sequence ATGAGAGTTCTGGGGGTCGATCCCGGGCTGACCCGGTGCGGTCTCGGCGTCGTCGAAGGACGCGCCGGCAAGCCGCTGGTGCACCTGCACCACGCCGTCACCCGCACGCCCTCCGACCTCGAGGTCGCCAAACGGCTCGTGCTCATCGCCGAGGCGATCCAGCACCACATCGAGATCTATCGCCCCCAGGCGGTCGCCATCGAGCGGGTCTTCAGCCAGCACAACACTCGCACCGTCATGGGCGTCGCGCAGGCATCCGGCGTCGTCCTGCTGCATGCGGCCCAGGCGGGAGTCCCGGTCTTCCTCTACACCCCGTCCGAGGTCAAGGCCGCCGTGACCGGCTCGGGCCGGGCAGACAAGGCCCAGGTGCAGCTGATGGTCGCCCGCGTGCTGCGCCTACCGGATCCCCCCACGCCGGCGGATGCCGCCGACGCGCTCGCCATCGCCACGTGCCACATCTGGCGCGGGGCCGCGGTCAGCCGCTACCAGCAGGCGCTGGCGGCCGCTGGCGCGAAGGCGGGAGGCCGATGA
- a CDS encoding class I adenylate-forming enzyme family protein: MSEQITPHPVGKAPWSTDGIERDADGIAHYTELPASLIALFQEQVEQRPDAECIIEVGGGRMTYREVWDAAARVAGGLRAAGVQDGDRVAILTPAGNDWVLAFWGALLAGAVAVPVNTRFAQPEIDYVLEDCGASFVFGAGEPLPNGDPYVAEGKDLQDLAGIFYTSGTTGRPKGAQTTHEAFLTNTENMCRGMGFDRTIGADYRTLISVPLFHVTGCNSQLLVAMYVGGASVILPELNVITLMQTIVDERISAVTTVPAVYKLMMLNPEFSSYDMSGVRWVGYGGAPIAPALVHQLREAFPQAGLKNGFGMTESASLMTVLPDQFAADHADTVGFAMPVVDLAIDLPDESGVGELLARGPNITTGYWNKPDATLDAFDGDWLHTGDLARIDDDGFVRIVDRAKDMINRGGENVYCVEVENALAAIPGVAESAVIAVPDEVMGEKVGAVVVPAPGAELDPKDIVRQLEGALADFKIPQFIHIAGEPLPRNPGGKVLKPGLRKQTQWGAPLR; encoded by the coding sequence ATGAGCGAGCAGATCACCCCACACCCGGTCGGCAAGGCACCCTGGAGCACCGACGGCATCGAGCGCGACGCCGACGGGATTGCCCACTACACCGAGCTTCCGGCCTCGCTCATCGCCCTGTTCCAGGAGCAGGTCGAGCAGCGACCGGACGCCGAGTGCATCATCGAGGTGGGCGGCGGCCGGATGACCTATCGCGAGGTGTGGGACGCTGCCGCACGGGTCGCTGGCGGGCTTCGCGCTGCCGGCGTCCAGGACGGAGACCGGGTCGCGATCCTCACCCCAGCGGGCAACGACTGGGTACTGGCGTTCTGGGGAGCCCTCCTCGCGGGCGCGGTCGCCGTCCCGGTCAACACCCGCTTCGCCCAGCCGGAGATCGACTACGTGCTCGAGGACTGCGGAGCCTCGTTCGTATTCGGCGCCGGAGAGCCGCTGCCGAACGGCGATCCGTATGTCGCCGAGGGCAAGGACCTGCAGGACCTCGCGGGGATCTTCTACACCTCGGGCACGACCGGCCGTCCCAAGGGCGCGCAGACCACGCACGAGGCCTTCTTGACCAACACCGAGAACATGTGTCGCGGCATGGGCTTCGACCGTACGATCGGCGCGGACTACCGAACGCTGATCTCGGTGCCGCTGTTCCACGTGACCGGCTGCAACAGCCAGTTGCTCGTGGCGATGTACGTCGGCGGTGCCAGCGTGATCCTGCCCGAGCTGAACGTGATTACCCTGATGCAGACGATCGTCGACGAGCGGATCTCCGCCGTGACGACCGTTCCGGCGGTCTACAAGCTGATGATGCTGAACCCGGAGTTCTCGTCGTACGACATGAGCGGCGTCCGGTGGGTCGGTTACGGCGGCGCCCCGATCGCCCCTGCCCTGGTGCACCAGCTGCGGGAGGCCTTCCCGCAGGCCGGGCTGAAGAACGGCTTCGGCATGACCGAGTCCGCGTCGCTGATGACGGTCCTGCCCGACCAGTTCGCGGCTGATCACGCCGATACCGTCGGGTTCGCGATGCCAGTGGTAGATCTGGCGATCGACCTGCCCGACGAGTCGGGCGTGGGCGAGCTGCTCGCGCGAGGACCGAACATCACGACCGGTTACTGGAACAAGCCCGACGCAACTCTCGACGCCTTCGACGGGGATTGGTTGCATACCGGCGATCTGGCTCGGATCGATGATGACGGCTTCGTTCGGATCGTGGACCGGGCGAAGGACATGATCAACCGCGGCGGTGAGAACGTCTACTGCGTAGAGGTGGAGAACGCGCTGGCCGCGATTCCCGGCGTGGCCGAGTCGGCGGTAATCGCCGTGCCCGACGAGGTGATGGGGGAGAAGGTCGGGGCGGTCGTCGTCCCCGCTCCGGGTGCTGAGCTGGACCCGAAGGACATCGTGCGTCAGCTCGAGGGTGCGCTCGCCGACTTCAAGATCCCGCAGTTCATCCACATCGCCGGCGAGCCGCTTCCGCGCAACCCCGGCGGCAAGGTGCTCAAGCCGGGCCTGCGCAAGCAGACGCAGTGGGGCGCGCCGCTGCGCTGA
- a CDS encoding YebC/PmpR family DNA-binding transcriptional regulator, producing the protein MSGHSKWATTKHKKAVIDAKRGKLFAKLVKNVEVAARTGGGDPDGNPTLFDAITKAKKNSVPNDNIERARKRGAGEEAGGADWQTIMYEGYGPSGVAMLIECLTDNKNRAASEVRTAMTRNGGQMADPGSVAYMFSRKGVVILPKNGLGEDDVLEAVLDAGAEEVNDLGESFEVVSEATDLVGVREALQQAGHDYDSAESSWLPSVSVPLEAEPAQKVFKLIEALEDCDDVQNVYANFDVSDEVMAQIDH; encoded by the coding sequence ATGAGCGGGCATTCCAAATGGGCGACCACCAAGCACAAGAAGGCCGTGATCGACGCCAAGCGAGGCAAGCTGTTCGCCAAGCTGGTCAAGAACGTCGAAGTCGCGGCCCGCACTGGTGGTGGCGACCCGGACGGAAACCCGACGCTGTTCGATGCGATCACCAAGGCCAAGAAGAACTCGGTGCCGAACGACAACATCGAGCGCGCGCGCAAACGCGGCGCGGGTGAGGAAGCCGGCGGGGCCGACTGGCAGACCATCATGTACGAGGGCTACGGGCCGTCGGGCGTGGCGATGCTCATCGAGTGCCTCACCGACAACAAGAACCGCGCCGCCAGCGAGGTGCGCACGGCGATGACCCGCAACGGCGGCCAGATGGCCGACCCGGGCTCGGTCGCCTACATGTTCAGCCGCAAGGGCGTGGTGATCCTGCCCAAGAACGGCCTCGGTGAGGACGACGTCCTGGAGGCCGTGCTGGATGCCGGCGCTGAGGAGGTCAACGACCTGGGGGAGTCCTTCGAAGTCGTGAGCGAGGCGACCGACCTGGTCGGCGTCCGCGAGGCCCTGCAGCAGGCCGGTCACGACTATGACTCGGCCGAGTCGAGCTGGCTGCCGAGCGTCAGCGTTCCGCTCGAAGCCGAGCCGGCGCAGAAGGTCTTCAAGCTCATCGAGGCGCTCGAGGACTGCGACGACGTGCAGAACGTCTACGCCAACTTCGACGTCTCCGACGAGGTCATGGCCCAGATCGACCACTAA
- the ruvA gene encoding Holliday junction branch migration protein RuvA yields MIASLTGTVRSLGPSAAVIEVSGVGMLVHCAPGTLARLRVGEQANVSTSLVVREDSLTLYGFADDDERELFELLQTANGVGPKVAQAVLSTLPVHEVRAAISLGEIGVLTRVPGIGKKGAERMVLDLRDKVGMLAAPATPGGEPTPIAPVAPWREQLLGALTGLGWSSGEAEGAVDALEPQAAEAIERDGRVEVAVLLRAALRSLSK; encoded by the coding sequence ATGATCGCCTCGCTGACCGGAACGGTCCGCAGTCTGGGCCCGAGCGCCGCTGTCATCGAGGTCAGTGGGGTGGGCATGCTCGTGCACTGCGCTCCGGGCACCCTCGCGCGGCTTCGCGTCGGAGAGCAGGCGAACGTGTCTACCAGCCTCGTGGTGCGTGAGGACTCGTTGACGCTGTACGGCTTCGCCGACGACGACGAGCGTGAGCTGTTCGAGCTGCTGCAGACTGCCAACGGCGTCGGACCGAAGGTCGCGCAGGCTGTGCTCTCGACCCTTCCGGTGCACGAGGTGCGCGCTGCGATCTCGCTCGGCGAGATCGGCGTGCTGACCCGGGTCCCGGGCATCGGCAAGAAGGGCGCCGAGCGGATGGTCCTCGATCTGCGCGACAAGGTCGGCATGCTCGCTGCACCCGCGACGCCCGGCGGCGAGCCGACTCCGATCGCCCCGGTCGCACCATGGCGCGAGCAGCTGCTTGGTGCGCTGACGGGTCTGGGCTGGTCGAGCGGTGAGGCCGAGGGTGCGGTCGACGCCCTCGAGCCGCAGGCGGCCGAGGCGATCGAGCGCGACGGGCGGGTGGAGGTCGCCGTCCTGCTGCGCGCCGCCCTGCGCTCGCTGAGCAAGTAG
- the yajC gene encoding preprotein translocase subunit YajC, whose amino-acid sequence MLLAAEQTGLASQLTLLLPLVLIAGMLFLMFRSRKKQMAQQAAMITSMTPGTRVLLGSGFYGTVRSIGGGRAEVEIAPGVVTTVVTHAILRAETEAERSGAQQPGDDIIGRDDRDGRDEPPASPVDER is encoded by the coding sequence GTGCTTCTCGCCGCCGAACAGACCGGCCTCGCTTCGCAGCTCACCTTGCTTCTGCCGCTGGTTCTCATCGCCGGCATGCTGTTTCTGATGTTCCGCAGCCGCAAGAAGCAGATGGCGCAGCAGGCCGCGATGATCACCTCGATGACCCCGGGCACCCGGGTCCTGCTGGGCAGCGGCTTCTACGGCACGGTCCGCAGCATCGGCGGCGGCCGCGCCGAGGTCGAGATCGCCCCGGGCGTGGTCACGACGGTGGTCACGCACGCGATCCTGCGCGCGGAGACCGAGGCCGAGCGCAGCGGCGCCCAGCAGCCCGGTGACGACATCATCGGCCGCGACGACCGGGACGGGCGGGACGAGCCGCCGGCATCGCCGGTCGACGAGCGCTGA
- the ruvB gene encoding Holliday junction branch migration DNA helicase RuvB has product MTEHPDELPEIVSPYADIDDRDVETSLRPKTLADFVGQVRVREQLGVVLDSAKARRQPPDHILLSGPPGLGKTSLAMIIAAELGASIRITSGPAIERAGDLAAMLSTLDEGDVLFIDEIHRIARPAEEMLYIAMEDFRVDVVVGKGPGATAIPLDVAPFTLVGATTRSGLLTGPLRDRFGFVAHMDFYADEELEKVIGRSADLLGIDIDAGGATEIARRSRGTPRIANRLLRRARDFAQVRADGHLNRDVARAALDVYDIDELGLDRLDRLVIEALVRQFNGGPVGVSTLALAVGEEVQTVEEVAEPFLVRAGLLARTPRGRVATRQAWNHVGITMPPDEHALF; this is encoded by the coding sequence ATGACCGAGCACCCCGACGAGCTTCCCGAGATCGTCTCGCCGTACGCCGACATCGACGACCGAGACGTCGAGACCTCGCTGCGCCCGAAGACCCTGGCCGACTTCGTCGGTCAGGTGCGGGTCCGCGAGCAGCTCGGCGTCGTGCTCGACAGCGCCAAGGCACGCCGCCAGCCCCCGGACCACATCCTGCTGTCGGGCCCACCGGGTCTGGGCAAGACCAGCCTGGCGATGATCATCGCCGCGGAGCTCGGCGCGTCGATCCGGATCACCAGCGGGCCCGCGATCGAGCGGGCCGGTGACCTCGCGGCGATGCTGTCGACCCTCGACGAGGGAGACGTGCTGTTCATCGACGAGATCCACCGCATCGCCCGCCCCGCCGAGGAGATGCTCTACATCGCGATGGAGGACTTCCGCGTCGACGTCGTCGTCGGCAAGGGGCCGGGCGCCACCGCGATCCCGCTGGATGTCGCGCCCTTCACGCTCGTGGGTGCGACCACCAGGTCGGGACTGCTCACCGGTCCGTTGCGCGATCGGTTCGGCTTCGTCGCGCACATGGACTTCTACGCCGACGAGGAGCTTGAGAAGGTCATCGGGCGCAGCGCTGACCTGCTCGGCATCGACATCGACGCTGGCGGAGCCACCGAGATCGCTCGGCGCAGCCGTGGCACCCCGCGTATCGCCAACCGGCTGTTGCGCCGCGCCCGGGACTTCGCGCAGGTCCGCGCCGACGGGCACCTGAACCGCGACGTGGCGCGCGCCGCTCTCGACGTCTACGACATCGACGAACTGGGCCTGGACCGTCTGGACCGCCTGGTGATCGAGGCCTTGGTGCGGCAGTTCAACGGGGGCCCGGTCGGAGTGTCGACGCTGGCGCTCGCCGTCGGCGAGGAGGTGCAGACCGTCGAGGAGGTCGCCGAGCCGTTCCTGGTGCGCGCCGGGCTGCTCGCCCGCACCCCGCGTGGCCGGGTGGCGACCCGCCAGGCCTGGAATCACGTGGGCATCACCATGCCGCCCGACGAGCACGCGCTGTTCTGA
- the secD gene encoding protein translocase subunit SecD, whose protein sequence is MARPHGYQPVARYFLVLLALLAALYAGVFLGGKDHTPKLGLDLRGGTTVTLRAVTESGDAPSGGDLQVARQIIEDRVNGMGVASAEVTTEGDRNIIISVPGGAGEQIHQLGATALLEMRSVVGSAPADPSADPNATDPAASDPNAAQANATDATPTDAAPTDAAPADGQSAAPEAPQESAAPETPEAAEPGPTEGTDGTQSIQQGADTQEEAAAIAPTLDCAKVNVHPTQPGENQFMVACGEGGMKYILGPVIFKGTQITNATSGFDTQTGQGWVVSLELNNAGREAWADYTAANIGAQTAIVLDQRVLSAPQINNRIDGTTQITGGFTQETAANLANSLKYGALPLTFTQSEARSVSATLGMEQLKAGMLAGLIGLGLVVIYCLLYYRLLGLITVASLLISGALVYAVLVLLSRGVGLTLTLSGIAGFIVAIGITADSFVVYFERLKDEVRDGRSMRSAVPRAWERARKTILSADMVSFLAAVILYLLTVGEVRGFAFTLGLSTVLDLVVVFLFTHPLVSWLSRFNTFSSPLVSGLGQAVRSGRVESTAARSVGTGSAKERAAARRAAREQAESEREVGATK, encoded by the coding sequence GTGGCTCGACCTCACGGCTATCAGCCGGTAGCGCGGTACTTCCTCGTCCTGCTGGCGTTGCTGGCCGCGCTCTACGCCGGGGTGTTCCTCGGCGGCAAGGACCACACTCCCAAGCTGGGGCTGGACCTACGCGGCGGGACGACGGTGACCCTTCGTGCGGTGACCGAGTCCGGCGACGCGCCGTCCGGCGGGGACCTGCAGGTCGCGCGCCAGATCATCGAGGACCGGGTGAACGGCATGGGCGTCGCCTCGGCCGAGGTCACCACCGAGGGTGATCGCAACATCATCATCTCGGTGCCGGGTGGCGCGGGGGAGCAGATCCACCAGCTCGGCGCGACGGCCCTGCTGGAGATGCGCTCCGTGGTCGGATCGGCGCCCGCCGACCCGTCAGCCGACCCGAACGCCACCGACCCTGCGGCGAGCGACCCGAACGCGGCGCAGGCCAACGCGACCGATGCCACGCCGACCGATGCCGCGCCGACCGATGCGGCGCCCGCGGATGGACAGAGCGCGGCCCCCGAGGCTCCGCAGGAGAGTGCCGCCCCGGAGACGCCCGAAGCGGCCGAGCCCGGACCGACCGAGGGCACCGACGGCACCCAGAGCATCCAGCAGGGCGCCGACACCCAGGAGGAGGCCGCCGCGATCGCGCCGACCCTCGACTGCGCGAAGGTCAACGTCCACCCCACCCAGCCCGGTGAGAACCAGTTCATGGTGGCCTGCGGTGAGGGTGGCATGAAGTACATCCTCGGCCCGGTGATCTTCAAGGGCACCCAGATCACGAACGCGACCTCCGGCTTCGACACCCAGACCGGCCAGGGCTGGGTCGTCTCGCTCGAGCTGAACAACGCCGGCCGCGAGGCGTGGGCGGACTACACTGCAGCCAACATCGGCGCCCAGACCGCGATCGTGCTCGACCAGCGGGTGCTGTCCGCGCCGCAGATCAACAACCGGATCGACGGGACCACTCAGATCACCGGCGGCTTCACGCAGGAGACGGCCGCGAACCTCGCCAACTCCCTGAAGTACGGCGCGCTGCCGCTGACCTTCACGCAGTCCGAGGCGCGCTCGGTGTCGGCCACGCTCGGCATGGAGCAGCTGAAGGCGGGCATGCTCGCCGGCCTGATCGGCCTCGGGCTGGTGGTCATCTACTGCCTGCTGTACTACCGGCTGCTCGGCCTGATCACCGTCGCGAGCCTCCTCATCTCCGGCGCGCTCGTATACGCCGTCCTGGTGCTGCTGTCGCGCGGAGTCGGGTTGACCCTGACGCTGTCCGGCATCGCCGGGTTCATCGTCGCCATCGGCATCACCGCCGACTCATTCGTCGTGTACTTCGAGCGGCTCAAAGACGAGGTCCGCGACGGCAGATCCATGCGCTCGGCCGTGCCGCGGGCCTGGGAGCGCGCCCGCAAGACGATCCTCTCGGCGGACATGGTCAGCTTCCTCGCTGCCGTCATCCTGTACCTGCTGACCGTCGGTGAGGTCCGCGGCTTCGCCTTCACGCTCGGGCTGTCCACCGTCCTCGACCTCGTGGTCGTGTTCCTGTTCACCCACCCCCTGGTGTCCTGGCTCTCGCGGTTCAACACCTTCTCCTCACCGCTGGTGTCGGGACTCGGGCAGGCGGTGCGCTCCGGCCGGGTCGAGTCCACGGCCGCCCGCAGCGTGGGCACGGGCTCGGCCAAGGAGCGTGCAGCCGCACGGCGCGCCGCCCGCGAGCAGGCCGAGTCCGAGCGCGAAGTGGGGGCCACTAAGTGA
- a CDS encoding HNH endonuclease signature motif containing protein — MTAIQPDGIGTSGAYDATARLCALEAGNSAQRELARLARRVLDLADESTTTDEDQPDAYRTAIAGVDAIESIASSVEASKSRLIAEAYARSHRALLDGDTAPGETLRHLDGKASTVLSRSQITGVDLAVVLRISAAAAKHRVEESVRLVHEMPHTLDRLDRGELMGYLARRIVDATAELAPEQRSQLDAEVCAAPLCASGRTGPGATRATARAVGNRLDTALKQAGKPPETARKRRAGFAGRYVRFGKTLDGMTNLHGSLPAVQAAAIDALLNDLAGTATDDDPRTLEQRRADSFLACFTGPAALSPAAQCNAGMTVASFDEEGGFVVVDEPQNDVAQDIWRAIRLLGACLDLTIPDPGTARVDVTVPLDVLADAGGASSHQNQTAVVRGVGPIPDDAARRLARDAQLRRIVIDPVSGQPLDVGRRQPSERLRAAVLARDGHCRFPGCQRVASLDLDHLEPYRDDAPPEGQTAPPNLQVLCREHHRAKHQLPWRPVVDSDGVITWRNDLLGIVDRA; from the coding sequence ATGACAGCGATCCAGCCCGATGGCATCGGCACGAGCGGGGCGTACGACGCGACTGCTCGTCTTTGTGCCCTGGAGGCTGGAAACTCAGCGCAGCGTGAGCTTGCGCGGCTGGCTCGGCGCGTGCTCGACCTCGCTGACGAGTCCACCACGACCGACGAGGATCAGCCCGACGCCTACCGAACGGCAATCGCTGGAGTAGATGCGATCGAGTCGATCGCATCCTCTGTCGAAGCGTCGAAGTCGCGGCTCATCGCGGAGGCCTACGCGCGTTCGCATCGCGCGCTCCTCGATGGCGACACAGCGCCCGGCGAGACACTCCGCCATCTGGACGGCAAGGCCAGCACCGTTCTCTCCCGATCACAGATCACCGGCGTCGATCTCGCCGTCGTACTACGCATTTCCGCTGCTGCTGCGAAGCACCGCGTCGAGGAGTCGGTACGGCTGGTTCACGAGATGCCGCACACCCTCGACCGGCTCGATCGTGGTGAGCTCATGGGATATCTGGCCCGCCGCATCGTCGATGCCACCGCCGAGCTCGCACCGGAGCAACGCTCGCAGCTGGACGCCGAGGTCTGTGCCGCTCCGCTATGCGCCAGCGGTCGGACCGGCCCGGGCGCCACCAGGGCCACGGCGCGAGCAGTGGGCAACCGCCTTGATACGGCGCTGAAGCAGGCTGGGAAGCCGCCGGAGACGGCGCGGAAGCGGCGAGCAGGCTTTGCCGGTCGGTACGTGCGTTTCGGCAAGACGCTCGACGGCATGACCAACCTGCACGGCTCACTGCCCGCCGTCCAGGCTGCCGCGATCGACGCGCTGCTCAACGATCTGGCGGGGACGGCAACGGACGACGACCCGAGAACCCTGGAGCAGCGCCGGGCTGATTCCTTCCTCGCCTGCTTCACCGGTCCGGCGGCGCTTTCGCCCGCGGCGCAGTGCAACGCCGGCATGACGGTGGCCTCGTTCGACGAGGAGGGCGGCTTCGTCGTCGTCGACGAGCCGCAGAACGACGTCGCGCAGGACATCTGGCGCGCCATCCGGCTGCTGGGTGCGTGCCTCGACCTGACGATTCCCGACCCGGGCACGGCGAGGGTCGACGTCACGGTTCCCCTGGATGTGCTCGCCGACGCCGGCGGCGCGTCGAGTCACCAGAACCAGACGGCAGTAGTGCGCGGCGTGGGGCCGATTCCGGACGACGCTGCCCGCCGGTTGGCGCGGGATGCACAGCTGCGCCGGATCGTCATCGATCCGGTGAGCGGCCAGCCCCTGGACGTCGGTCGCCGGCAGCCGTCCGAGCGCCTCAGAGCAGCAGTCCTGGCCCGGGACGGGCACTGCCGGTTCCCGGGCTGCCAGCGAGTCGCCTCGCTCGACCTCGATCACCTCGAGCCCTACCGTGACGATGCGCCACCCGAGGGACAGACTGCTCCGCCGAACCTTCAGGTGCTGTGCCGCGAGCATCATCGTGCAAAGCACCAGCTTCCCTGGAGACCCGTCGTCGACTCAGACGGGGTCATCACCTGGCGCAACGACCTGCTCGGCATCGTCGACCGAGCGTGA
- a CDS encoding YitT family protein has translation MINAFPSMKATLPRVFLPVPADRWPRRAIQLFTGLSLFGIGMAMQVRAAFGLDPWNVLHEGLAKRTGLSFGTVLVIVGLLVIALWIPLRQRLGIGTIANAVWVGIAADLTLWVVPPSELLAIRIPEIVFGVAGVGFAGALYIGAGLGSGPRDGLMMGLHERGFGSIRLMRTLIELSVLAIGWLLGGTVGIATVLFALAIGPLVQLFLPWVAIEGLRSSVPAGPNDAPEGS, from the coding sequence GTGATCAACGCCTTCCCATCTATGAAGGCCACCCTGCCGCGGGTCTTCCTGCCCGTGCCGGCCGACCGGTGGCCGCGCCGCGCCATCCAGCTGTTCACAGGTCTCTCGTTGTTCGGCATCGGCATGGCGATGCAGGTACGTGCGGCGTTCGGCCTGGACCCCTGGAACGTGCTGCACGAGGGCCTCGCCAAGCGCACCGGGCTCAGCTTCGGCACGGTGCTGGTGATCGTCGGACTGCTGGTCATAGCGCTCTGGATCCCGCTACGGCAGCGACTCGGGATCGGCACGATCGCGAACGCCGTCTGGGTGGGAATCGCCGCCGATCTCACGCTGTGGGTGGTGCCGCCGAGCGAGCTGCTCGCCATCCGGATCCCCGAGATCGTCTTCGGTGTGGCGGGTGTCGGGTTCGCGGGGGCGCTCTACATCGGCGCTGGACTTGGGTCCGGCCCTCGAGACGGGCTGATGATGGGGTTGCACGAGCGCGGGTTCGGCTCGATCCGACTGATGCGTACCCTGATCGAGCTCAGCGTCCTGGCGATCGGCTGGTTGCTGGGCGGCACGGTGGGCATCGCCACCGTGCTGTTCGCCCTGGCGATCGGCCCGCTCGTGCAGCTGTTCCTTCCCTGGGTGGCGATCGAGGGCTTGCGATCGTCCGTCCCGGCCGGGCCGAACGACGCTCCGGAGGGGTCGTGA
- a CDS encoding PLP-dependent aminotransferase family protein, with amino-acid sequence MSSNVRPSAVVLGALIGDWHSASGPAYRQLASAIRQAVLDGRLSIGARLPAERELAAALGVSRTTVAGAYSALRDEGWLASRRGSGSVITVSSGNFYENGLIPARTPVDPDADIIDLTTAGRYAPHDLLDDAVDRAVERMRALYRTDGYFPMGIGELRERIADRYTADGVDTSADQILVTNGAQHGFSLAFGDLSHALDRVIIESPTYPMALDLIRYLGRVPAPVGLLPGHEQPWMHDLIQSAFRQSAASTAFLIPDFQNPTGALMDAATRSVVMEAADQAGTSVIVDESFRLMALDELEMPPPMSYFDTSGSGVSIGSLSKPVWGALRIGWVRAGPSVVARLGVARALGDMSGSLLDQLIALELMDQLDTLVADQVARLRVSRDVLAGAIADLAPDWDVIHPPGGATMWVRLPQAVATDAARIAPRFGVVIVPGTRFGPDGTMDNYLRLPLTLEPDRLQAAVPRILAAVEAAEATSRPAGIDGWLT; translated from the coding sequence ATGTCCAGCAATGTGCGCCCATCTGCTGTCGTTCTCGGCGCGCTCATCGGGGATTGGCATTCGGCGTCCGGCCCTGCCTACCGCCAGCTCGCGAGCGCGATCCGTCAGGCGGTCCTGGACGGACGGCTGTCGATCGGGGCACGGCTGCCCGCCGAGCGTGAGCTGGCCGCAGCGCTCGGCGTGTCGCGGACGACGGTGGCCGGCGCCTACTCCGCGCTGCGCGACGAGGGCTGGCTGGCCAGCCGGCGCGGCTCGGGCAGCGTCATCACGGTCAGCAGCGGGAACTTCTACGAGAACGGCCTGATTCCGGCGCGCACGCCGGTCGACCCGGACGCCGACATCATCGACCTGACCACTGCGGGCCGATACGCACCGCACGATCTGCTCGATGATGCAGTCGACCGCGCCGTCGAACGAATGCGGGCGCTCTACCGGACCGACGGCTACTTCCCGATGGGCATCGGCGAGCTGCGGGAGCGGATTGCCGATCGCTACACGGCGGACGGCGTCGACACGTCCGCCGACCAGATCCTCGTGACGAACGGGGCCCAGCACGGCTTCTCGCTGGCGTTCGGCGACCTGAGCCATGCCCTCGACCGCGTCATCATCGAGTCGCCCACGTACCCGATGGCGCTGGACCTGATTCGCTATCTGGGAAGGGTCCCCGCTCCCGTTGGTCTGCTGCCCGGCCATGAGCAGCCGTGGATGCACGACCTCATCCAGTCCGCCTTCCGGCAGAGTGCGGCCAGCACCGCCTTCCTCATCCCGGACTTTCAGAACCCCACCGGTGCGCTGATGGACGCCGCCACCCGGTCGGTCGTCATGGAGGCTGCCGACCAGGCCGGCACCTCGGTCATCGTCGACGAGTCCTTCCGGCTCATGGCCCTGGACGAGCTCGAGATGCCCCCGCCGATGTCCTACTTCGACACCAGCGGCTCGGGGGTGTCGATCGGCTCACTATCGAAACCGGTGTGGGGTGCCCTGCGGATCGGGTGGGTCCGGGCAGGGCCCTCGGTAGTGGCGCGTCTGGGCGTCGCGCGGGCGCTGGGCGACATGTCCGGTTCCCTCCTCGACCAGCTGATCGCGCTCGAGCTCATGGACCAGCTCGACACGCTGGTCGCGGACCAGGTGGCGCGGCTCCGGGTAAGCCGTGACGTCCTGGCGGGGGCGATCGCCGATCTCGCTCCCGACTGGGACGTCATTCATCCGCCCGGCGGCGCGACGATGTGGGTCCGGCTGCCGCAGGCAGTGGCCACCGACGCGGCGCGGATCGCTCCGCGCTTCGGTGTGGTGATCGTCCCGGGAACCCGGTTCGGACCGGACGGGACGATGGACAACTACCTTCGGCTACCGCTGACGCTCGAGCCGGATCGCCTACAGGCAGCGGTTCCCCGAATCCTGGCCGCGGTGGAGGCCGCAGAGGCCACCTCCCGGCCGGCCGGTATAGACGGCTGGCTCACCTGA